In a genomic window of Ipomoea triloba cultivar NCNSP0323 chromosome 3, ASM357664v1:
- the LOC116012710 gene encoding F-box/LRR-repeat protein At4g29420: MDDLPPPLLLEILTRLTDPADLARCRIASKTLNSTSRDLQSVCLLCSFDRYAKYRSSLTRSSVTPFKQIFRRLLSELRTVKSVSIGVEKPLRTASYDDVEDEEDLYLTDVNFVEDWLPRVSQSLISVSISDFWVQSCWRRSTVLAVISSHCYNLVDLEIKNAWLSVNGLKPMPKLTSLTLEYVRLDDENLENISGCFPCLQVLNLIGVGGLKDPRVHLLDLRSCYWTVSNAPNSVAVVAPKLVKLKLTCVRPKVLVIDAPLLAEMHFCILKKSDYLKVEEFIKLETLHLESMELGDLLCTFPLAKTIRSLTLDKINWVEPVGTGICLGSLSRNCPNVTTLTLAAGVWSELERHLCPECLEVRTNMWGLKDITAYLVLNNIDSTLSFIKTVLESCPNLSDIALLIHRDVVSSVSCNLISKCAAYCPGIRWRWGMWKEGTKDAWISHSL, from the exons ATGGACGACCTTCCTCCACCGTTACTCCTCGAAATCCTGACTCGACTCACCGACCCGGCCGACCTCGCTCGCTGCAGAATCGCTTCCAAAACCCTCAACTCCACCTCCAGGGACCTCCAATCCGTCTGTCTCCTCTGCTCATTCGACCGCTACGCCAAGTACCGCTCCTCCCTCACTCGCTCCTCCGTCACTCCCTTCAAACAGATCTTCCGCCGCCTCCTCTCCGAATTGCGAACCGTCAAGTCCGTATCGATCGGCGTCGAGAAGCCGCTCCGTACGGCGTCGTATGACGATGTCGAAGACGAGGAGGATTTGTACTTGACGGACGTGAATTTTGTGGAGGATTGGTTGCCTAGGGTGTCTCAGAGCTTGATATCCGTTTCGATTTCGGATTTTTGGGTTCAGTCATGTTGGCGGAGATCCACTGTGCTTGCTGTCATTTCTTCTCACT GTTATAATCTTGTTGATTTAGAGATTAAGAATGCCTGGTTGTCAGTGAATGGTTTAAAACCAATGCCTAAGCTCACAAGTTTGACACTTGAGTATGTTAGATTGGATGATGAAAACCTTGAGAACATTTCTGGGTGTTTCCCCTGTTTACAAGTTCTTAATCTGATAGGGGTTGGGGGGCTTAAAGACCCCAGGGTTCATCTCTTGGACCTAAGGAGTTGTTATTGGACGGTGTCTAATGCTCCAAACTCTGTGGCGGTAGTTGCTCCGAAACTTGTGAAACTCAAACTCACTTGTGTAAGGCCGAAGGTACTTGTCATTGATGCCCCCTTGTTGGCTGAAATGCATTTCTGTATTCTGAAGAAATCTGACTACTTAAAAGTTGAAGAGTTCATTAAGTTGGAAACCCTTCATCTTGAATCCATGGAACTTGGCGACCTGCTCTGCACATTTCCGCTTGCAAAGACAATTAGGAGTTTGACGTTGGACAAGATAAACTGGGTGGAACCTGTTGGAACAGGTATTTGTCTTGGGTCGTTGTCCAGAAATTGCCCAAATGTTACAACTCTGACTTTGGCCGCTGGAGTTTGGTCCGAATTGGAGAGGCACCTCTGCCCCGAATGTTTGGAAGTTAGGACTAATATGTGGGGGTTGAAAGACATCACTGCATATCTAGTGCTAAATAATATTGATAGTACGCTATCATTCATCAAAACAGTCTTGGAGAGTTGCCCTAATCTGTCGGACATAGCACTATTGATCCACCGTGATGTTGTCTCCAGCGTCTCCTGTAACCTAATTTCAAAGTGTGCAGCCTACTGCCCGGGGATTAGATGGAGATGGGGGATGTGGAAAGAAGGAACAAAAGACGCTTGGATTTCCCATAGCCTATAA